One genomic region from Clostridia bacterium encodes:
- a CDS encoding type II toxin-antitoxin system VapC family toxin, whose product MGRIPVPATSYFLDSSYIIALAVPGDEFHQRAVEISRQIEKSGGELVTTRAVILEIGNALARQRYRRAAVKLLQALHSDPTVRVVPLSERLYRQAHNLYINRPDKEWGLTDCCSFVVMQNDGLREALTADEHFRQAGFRALLLE is encoded by the coding sequence ATGGGGAGAATACCGGTGCCAGCGACTAGCTATTTCCTAGACTCTTCCTACATCATCGCCCTTGCCGTCCCTGGAGACGAATTCCACCAACGAGCCGTAGAAATCTCCCGGCAGATAGAGAAGAGCGGGGGCGAACTGGTGACCACCCGGGCCGTGATTTTGGAAATCGGCAATGCCCTAGCCAGACAACGTTACCGCCGGGCGGCGGTTAAACTCCTGCAGGCACTCCACTCTGATCCCACGGTGCGGGTTGTCCCACTTTCGGAAAGGCTATACCGCCAAGCACATAACCTCTACATCAACCGCCCGGATAAAGAATGGGGCCTTACAGACTGTTGCTCTTTCGTGGTCATGCAAAATGATGGTCTTAGGGAAGCTTTGACTGCCGACGAGCATTTCCGTCAGGCTGGATTTCGAGCTCTACTACTCGAGTAA
- a CDS encoding antitoxin family protein, with product MKKSVRAVFDGRALWPEEPVDLEPNTEVTVTIRTARKGEKGRKRESFFETARSLNLDGPRDWSRRFEEYLYGENTGASD from the coding sequence ATGAAGAAAAGCGTACGTGCCGTTTTCGACGGTCGGGCACTCTGGCCTGAAGAGCCGGTGGACCTAGAGCCTAATACAGAGGTAACTGTGACAATCAGAACCGCAAGAAAGGGAGAGAAGGGGAGAAAGAGGGAGTCTTTCTTCGAAACCGCACGCTCCCTAAACCTGGACGGTCCTCGGGACTGGTCACGGCGCTTTGAAGAGTACCTTTATGGGGAGAATACCGGTGCCAGCGACTAG
- a CDS encoding AbrB/MazE/SpoVT family DNA-binding domain-containing protein has translation MSESLVRLTSKGQMTIPQHIRESLGLKSGDYLAVEVEENEIRLRKVRPIKPLSEEDPIWKLVGIGDSGLKDVAANHDRYLAEGEKARWKK, from the coding sequence TTGAGCGAATCCCTGGTACGGCTGACTAGTAAGGGCCAGATGACTATACCGCAGCACATTAGAGAATCTTTAGGGTTAAAGAGCGGTGACTATCTTGCGGTGGAGGTTGAGGAGAATGAAATTAGATTGAGGAAAGTGCGGCCAATTAAGCCATTAAGCGAAGAGGACCCGATTTGGAAACTAGTCGGTATCGGCGATAGTGGCTTAAAGGATGTGGCTGCCAATCACGACCGTTACCTAGCCGAAGGAGAAAAGGCTAGATGGAAAAAGTAA